The DNA region CTCACGAATCATGCGCTTTAGTTGGTTGCGATCTACGGCACGTTTAGCCAGTTTTTTAGCTACCGCAATACCTAAATCTGGTTTTTCGCCCTGATTCGGGGAAGCCAAATACAAACCCCAACACAAACTTGTCTTGGGGCGTGTTTTTAGTAATTCAGAAATCCTGGCGCTATTCAACTGCTAAATTAAACGGCGAGGCGTTTGCGACCTTTAGCACGACGGGCATTTAATACCGCGCGTCCACTCTTGGTTTTCATGCGAATACGGAATCCGT from Polynucleobacter sp. AP-Elch-400A-B2 includes:
- the rpmH gene encoding 50S ribosomal protein L34, yielding MKRTYQPSVTRRKRTHGFRIRMKTKSGRAVLNARRAKGRKRLAV